A genomic stretch from Pararhizobium sp. IMCC21322 includes:
- a CDS encoding sensor histidine kinase KdpD, translated as MLTGALIGAGLSLPILLAASRMLDIQTAPLIGIAIGAAVLGAFTGLLLPFLKNSHLILSADETQDVGTVATRLSPMTELTLRHNENGDVIEQSGSLHPTLSDLGHAVLGKGLLNLIRVSDRPAFLTLVSDASRSRVVAPITVHLALSGVPGKFQPFTFSAHWCHDGCISSLQDASSEVAMQAELQTARDKDGSEERFMTAVSTLAHELRSPLNSILGFSEILSDDKIAFQSDERRQEYAGYIHHAGQHLLSVVDKMLIAGQLEAGQLELTPSNFNVSHLCGECFSILEPRLREKGMTVDLNCPSNLPHLYADEDCCRQMLLNVLENALKFSDGETRMSLTVEKKLGHMNFIVEDSGIGIPDEALPRLANSFERVSDMQPPRPGAGLGLALVRKMAALHGGTLNIESVLGEGTVVTISLPCVRAAAGDDDTATDDQSSAQVASVDAANRLRRSA; from the coding sequence ATGTTGACTGGTGCCTTGATTGGCGCCGGCCTGTCTTTGCCAATTTTGCTGGCGGCTTCGCGGATGCTGGACATACAGACAGCACCCCTGATCGGCATTGCAATCGGTGCGGCTGTCCTTGGTGCCTTTACGGGCTTGCTGCTGCCATTTTTAAAAAACTCACACCTGATTTTATCCGCAGATGAAACACAGGATGTTGGCACCGTAGCCACTCGGCTGTCTCCAATGACAGAATTGACGTTGCGTCATAATGAAAATGGCGACGTGATTGAACAGTCCGGCTCTCTGCATCCCACATTGTCTGACCTTGGTCACGCCGTTCTCGGCAAGGGTTTGCTGAATCTGATACGGGTCAGCGACCGCCCTGCCTTTCTAACCTTGGTTTCGGATGCCAGCCGCAGCAGAGTTGTGGCGCCTATAACGGTACATCTGGCGCTAAGCGGCGTTCCAGGCAAATTTCAGCCTTTCACATTTTCCGCCCATTGGTGCCATGATGGTTGCATCAGTTCTTTGCAGGATGCGTCCTCTGAGGTCGCGATGCAGGCTGAACTCCAGACGGCACGGGACAAGGATGGTTCAGAGGAACGCTTCATGACCGCAGTCAGCACGCTGGCTCATGAATTGCGATCCCCACTCAACTCGATTTTGGGTTTTTCTGAAATTTTATCCGACGACAAGATCGCTTTTCAATCCGATGAACGGCGTCAGGAATATGCTGGATACATCCATCATGCGGGCCAGCATCTCTTGAGTGTCGTCGACAAGATGCTTATTGCCGGTCAATTGGAAGCAGGACAATTGGAGCTGACACCGTCAAACTTCAATGTCTCTCATTTGTGCGGGGAATGTTTCTCGATTCTGGAACCAAGGCTCCGTGAAAAGGGAATGACGGTTGACCTGAACTGCCCGAGCAACCTCCCACATCTGTATGCAGACGAAGATTGTTGTCGCCAGATGTTGTTGAATGTCCTCGAAAATGCTCTCAAATTCAGCGACGGCGAAACCCGCATGTCACTGACAGTTGAGAAAAAACTGGGTCATATGAATTTTATTGTCGAGGATTCCGGGATTGGCATTCCAGATGAGGCCTTGCCGCGCCTTGCCAACAGTTTTGAGCGCGTCAGTGACATGCAGCCTCCGCGCCCTGGTGCCGGACTGGGATTGGCTTTGGTAAGAAAGATGGCTGCGCTTCACGGCGGTACCTTGAACATTGAAAGTGTCCTGGGTGAGGGAACCGTCGTCACCATCTCGCTGCCATGCGTGCGTGCCGCTGCAGGTGATGATGACACAGCTACAGACGACCAATCCTCCGCCCAAGTGGCATCTGTAGACGCAGCCAATCGGCTGAGGAGAAGCGCTTGA
- a CDS encoding putative monovalent cation/H+ antiporter subunit A — translation MNAAIDGTFIAILAPFIAAAFAPFVVRMLGHNGSWLLALVPAGIFVHFLGFIDQTAGGAGIASVWDWWPGMGWPLSYLIDGLSLMFALLISGIGTFIVLYSGGYMKGHPQLGRFLSFIFLFMGSMQGLIISDNLITVFIFWELTSITSFLLIGFNHTKEKSRRAALQALVVTGGGGLSLLAGVILVQLVAGTSDLSTLLTQPGLLQTSPYYLPILLLFLGGAFTKSAQFPLHFWLPNAMEAPTPVSAYLHSATMVKAGVYLLMRVQPIMGDTLIWSIILPIFGGATLIVGTLLAVRQTDLKLMLAYTTVASLGLLVMLVGTSNTIAIQGAVIYLLAHSLFKGALFMVAGLVDHEAGTRDVTKLGGLAKAMPITFGAGALAALSMAGLPPFIGFVAKEELYLGIWGTELPFMALTITAVIGNALMLVIGFAVAFKPFLGAKVETPKAAHEGPVLMLAGPVVLSLCGLASALFLQWTSVYLLGPMASSVAGTVLEPEFHLFPSAIKANLILSLITVAIGLILFFRLASLRAAMDRVLRAIGWGPDLGFDQFMSGLVLMSHRVTRLIQPGQMNLYMKVAFAATAAAVLLPLILLDELPDWPEMPQMRFYEWGVMAIAVIGLAAVLNAKNRLSAIAALGIQGFAVALLFMLFGAPDLSFTQFMVETLSVVILALVMTRLSLYQTDHRSVGRTIVDGSLAVAVGGGFFLLLLSVTQQPFNSELSDFFREHSVAIAHGRNIVNVILVDFRGVDTLGEIAVVAIAGLAILALIRLRPKRKLDALAIADKSDAGVNSNVKIAQVQETTS, via the coding sequence GTGAACGCAGCAATTGATGGCACCTTCATTGCCATTCTGGCACCCTTCATCGCCGCGGCGTTTGCGCCGTTTGTGGTTCGGATGCTCGGCCATAATGGATCCTGGCTTCTGGCTTTGGTGCCAGCAGGTATCTTTGTCCATTTCCTTGGATTTATCGATCAGACTGCCGGTGGCGCTGGCATTGCCAGCGTGTGGGACTGGTGGCCCGGAATGGGGTGGCCGCTTTCCTATCTGATCGACGGTCTCAGCCTGATGTTTGCTTTGCTGATCAGCGGCATTGGCACATTCATAGTTCTTTACTCTGGCGGCTACATGAAGGGCCATCCCCAACTCGGGCGTTTCCTGTCGTTCATCTTCCTGTTCATGGGGTCCATGCAGGGCCTGATCATTTCTGATAATTTGATTACGGTCTTCATTTTCTGGGAATTGACATCGATCACATCATTCCTGCTGATCGGTTTCAACCACACCAAGGAAAAGTCCCGCCGCGCGGCCCTTCAGGCCCTTGTCGTTACAGGCGGCGGCGGTTTGTCATTGCTGGCTGGCGTCATACTGGTGCAATTGGTGGCCGGGACATCTGATCTGTCTACGCTTCTGACCCAACCCGGCCTGTTGCAAACCAGCCCTTATTATCTGCCGATTTTGCTTTTGTTTCTGGGTGGCGCCTTTACCAAATCCGCTCAGTTCCCGCTGCATTTCTGGTTGCCGAATGCCATGGAGGCACCGACGCCTGTTTCCGCGTATCTACACTCGGCGACCATGGTCAAAGCCGGGGTCTATCTGTTGATGCGGGTTCAGCCAATCATGGGCGACACGCTGATCTGGTCGATCATTCTGCCCATCTTTGGTGGAGCAACGCTGATCGTTGGCACGCTTTTGGCTGTGCGCCAGACAGATTTGAAGCTGATGCTCGCCTATACGACAGTGGCCTCATTGGGCCTTCTGGTCATGCTGGTCGGTACCAGCAATACGATAGCCATACAGGGTGCGGTTATCTATTTGCTGGCGCATTCGCTGTTCAAAGGCGCGCTGTTTATGGTAGCCGGACTGGTGGACCATGAAGCGGGCACGCGGGATGTCACCAAGCTTGGCGGTCTGGCCAAAGCAATGCCGATCACCTTTGGTGCCGGGGCTCTGGCGGCGCTGTCGATGGCTGGTCTTCCTCCCTTCATTGGGTTTGTGGCCAAGGAAGAACTTTATCTTGGCATCTGGGGCACTGAACTGCCATTCATGGCCCTGACAATTACAGCTGTCATAGGCAATGCGTTGATGCTGGTGATCGGGTTTGCAGTCGCCTTCAAACCATTTCTGGGTGCCAAGGTGGAAACGCCGAAAGCTGCCCATGAGGGGCCTGTGTTGATGCTGGCAGGTCCGGTGGTGCTGTCACTGTGTGGCCTGGCGTCTGCCCTGTTCCTGCAGTGGACCAGCGTTTATCTTCTTGGGCCAATGGCGTCCAGTGTGGCTGGAACAGTATTGGAACCGGAATTTCATCTGTTCCCGTCCGCCATCAAGGCAAATCTGATCCTGTCCCTCATTACGGTTGCCATTGGTCTGATCCTGTTCTTCCGCCTGGCTTCGCTGCGTGCGGCGATGGACCGTGTGCTGCGGGCCATTGGATGGGGACCAGACCTTGGGTTCGATCAGTTTATGAGCGGCCTGGTCTTGATGTCGCACCGCGTGACCCGACTGATCCAGCCAGGTCAGATGAACCTTTATATGAAAGTCGCTTTTGCCGCGACTGCAGCGGCCGTTTTGCTGCCGCTCATCTTGCTGGATGAATTGCCGGACTGGCCGGAAATGCCCCAGATGCGATTTTACGAATGGGGGGTGATGGCCATCGCTGTCATTGGTCTGGCAGCTGTTCTGAATGCCAAAAATCGTCTCTCAGCCATAGCGGCCTTGGGCATACAGGGCTTTGCGGTGGCGCTGCTTTTCATGCTGTTCGGCGCGCCCGACTTGTCATTTACCCAATTTATGGTCGAGACATTGTCAGTTGTCATTCTCGCTCTGGTGATGACGCGGCTCAGCCTTTATCAGACAGATCATCGCTCCGTGGGCAGGACCATCGTGGATGGTTCGCTGGCCGTTGCAGTCGGGGGCGGGTTCTTTCTCTTGCTCCTGTCGGTTACGCAGCAGCCATTTAACTCCGAACTTTCCGACTTCTTCCGGGAGCACAGCGTGGCAATTGCCCATGGGCGCAACATCGTCAACGTTATCCTCGTGGACTTCCGCGGTGTTGATACGTTGGGAGAAATTGCTGTTGTGGCCATCGCCGGCCTTGCCATACTGGCGCTGATACGGCTACGCCCCAAAAGGAAACTGGATGCGTTGGCGATCGCTGACAAAAGCGATGCCGGTGTTAACTCCAATGTCAAAATCGCACAGGTTCAGGAGACCACATCATGA
- a CDS encoding DUF5330 domain-containing protein: protein MFFVRSIFWLSVVFVLLPVAPEDRHKIESISPIEAVGAAAAAVRDISGFCGRNPETCETGGKAAVALGYKAKYGAQQLLSSSGDQQDGENDSLLAETLGQPMAKLSDEIAGVIPTESVAAIAQSAATILASETNAAAEEPVISADAIVPALATHATPTPRARPNI, encoded by the coding sequence ATGTTTTTCGTGCGTTCCATTTTTTGGCTGAGTGTTGTTTTTGTTCTGCTGCCAGTGGCACCAGAAGATCGGCATAAGATTGAGTCGATTTCACCCATCGAAGCTGTTGGTGCCGCGGCGGCCGCCGTCCGCGACATTTCCGGTTTTTGTGGCCGGAATCCGGAGACCTGTGAAACAGGCGGAAAAGCGGCTGTTGCTCTTGGCTACAAGGCCAAATACGGCGCACAGCAATTGCTGTCATCGTCTGGTGACCAACAGGATGGCGAGAATGACTCGCTTCTTGCTGAAACCCTGGGACAACCAATGGCAAAACTGAGCGACGAAATCGCAGGGGTAATACCAACGGAAAGCGTTGCGGCAATAGCACAGTCTGCTGCGACCATATTGGCTTCAGAAACGAACGCAGCGGCAGAAGAGCCCGTCATCTCGGCTGATGCGATTGTCCCTGCATTGGCGACACATGCCACGCCGACCCCACGTGCACGGCCAAATATCTGA
- a CDS encoding cation:proton antiporter — protein MAMMVLAFLLIIVRIVRGPTLPDRILALDMLVAVGIGFIAVIGVKTGFFLYIDVAIALGLIGFLATVAFSRYVLSRGSTTEEGPDPEGDHNLIEQETRRSAGVDQ, from the coding sequence ATGGCTATGATGGTGCTCGCCTTTTTGCTTATCATTGTGCGCATTGTTCGCGGGCCCACATTGCCAGACCGAATTCTGGCATTGGATATGCTCGTGGCAGTCGGCATTGGCTTCATTGCGGTGATTGGTGTCAAAACCGGGTTCTTCCTTTACATTGATGTCGCCATTGCCCTTGGTCTGATCGGCTTTCTTGCGACCGTTGCCTTCTCCAGATACGTCCTTAGCCGTGGCTCTACGACTGAAGAGGGTCCGGATCCGGAGGGAGACCACAACTTGATAGAGCAGGAAACTCGTCGTAGTGCAGGAGTGGACCAATGA
- a CDS encoding MucR family transcriptional regulator — translation MDDANSAGTTDGELIDLTADIVAAYVSNNAVAGSDLPSIITNVHEALTNISEANNEPEPEPLTPAVSPRRSITPDFLICLEDGKKFKSLKRHLRTHYDLSPEEYREKWGLAPDYPMVAPNYARARSELAKQMGLGRGTQKRGRRPKAKA, via the coding sequence ATGGACGACGCAAACTCAGCTGGTACGACTGATGGCGAGCTGATCGATCTGACAGCCGACATAGTCGCAGCTTATGTAAGCAACAACGCAGTTGCTGGGTCTGATTTGCCCAGTATCATTACAAATGTACATGAAGCGTTGACGAATATCAGTGAAGCCAACAATGAGCCGGAACCTGAGCCTTTGACACCAGCGGTTTCTCCGCGTCGGTCTATCACGCCCGATTTTCTGATTTGTCTCGAAGATGGCAAGAAGTTCAAATCTCTGAAGCGTCATTTGCGTACGCATTATGATCTCTCTCCTGAAGAATACCGGGAGAAATGGGGGCTTGCGCCAGACTATCCGATGGTTGCACCAAATTATGCACGTGCGCGCTCGGAACTTGCAAAGCAAATGGGTCTTGGACGCGGTACACAGAAACGTGGACGCCGCCCTAAGGCTAAGGCGTAA
- a CDS encoding Na+/H+ antiporter subunit E, with protein sequence MNSLFLINILMALVWAAITGSFSLPNLLFGFALSALALSLIREQVGTVGYMSRVRRVVSLFLLFLYELVLSSISVAKLVLSPRMKLNPAFVAYPLRVDKDFEITLLANLITLTPGTLSVDVSPDRRILYIHAINVTDEEALKRDIAEGFEMKIMEAFR encoded by the coding sequence ATGAATTCGCTGTTTCTCATAAATATTTTGATGGCACTGGTCTGGGCGGCCATAACCGGCTCATTCAGCCTGCCCAATCTGCTGTTTGGTTTCGCGTTGTCAGCTCTGGCTCTGTCTCTGATCCGCGAACAGGTGGGTACAGTGGGCTATATGAGCCGCGTACGGCGGGTCGTAAGCCTGTTTTTGCTGTTCCTCTATGAATTGGTTCTGTCGTCCATTTCGGTAGCGAAGCTTGTCTTGTCACCAAGAATGAAACTCAACCCGGCCTTCGTGGCGTACCCGTTGCGCGTGGACAAGGATTTTGAAATTACCCTGCTGGCCAATCTGATTACGCTGACACCGGGCACATTGTCTGTGGACGTCTCGCCCGATCGGAGAATTCTTTATATACACGCGATAAATGTGACGGATGAAGAAGCCTTGAAGCGCGACATCGCTGAAGGCTTTGAGATGAAGATTATGGAGGCGTTTCGATGA
- a CDS encoding peptidoglycan-binding protein, producing MAARIAQKLMEKPGRNSAIALCAAVSALVAVNATYMQPGKHPAPLFQTRAPGGQLAALMHREVRTVSAGADLRYPPLVADRALISEVQSMLAVKGFYHGLVDGVDGPETRAAIADYERGIGVSPTGEPSVKLLARMRMDQLVKEELVPLPARAPASNPNRDAPAAATSAITATQILSVQQAMNSFGYGPVTADGVFGEETSAAIQRFEMNQGISVTGKVSDDLIVRLITIGALN from the coding sequence ATGGCTGCACGAATTGCTCAAAAACTCATGGAAAAACCGGGGCGCAACAGCGCAATAGCACTCTGTGCTGCCGTTTCTGCTCTGGTGGCTGTCAATGCGACTTACATGCAACCAGGAAAACACCCGGCGCCTCTGTTCCAGACACGTGCACCGGGTGGCCAATTGGCTGCTCTCATGCATCGCGAAGTGCGCACCGTTTCTGCCGGAGCTGATTTGCGCTATCCGCCGCTGGTCGCTGATCGGGCCTTGATCAGCGAAGTGCAAAGCATGCTGGCAGTGAAAGGTTTTTATCACGGTCTGGTGGATGGCGTAGATGGTCCTGAAACCCGTGCCGCTATCGCTGATTATGAACGTGGCATTGGTGTATCGCCTACCGGCGAGCCATCGGTGAAACTATTGGCACGTATGCGCATGGACCAACTCGTGAAAGAAGAACTTGTGCCCTTGCCGGCACGTGCACCTGCAAGCAATCCGAACCGGGACGCACCTGCTGCAGCCACGTCGGCCATTACGGCAACTCAGATTTTATCTGTCCAGCAGGCCATGAACAGCTTTGGATATGGACCGGTAACCGCTGATGGCGTATTTGGCGAGGAAACATCGGCAGCCATCCAGCGATTTGAAATGAACCAGGGCATATCCGTCACTGGGAAAGTAAGCGATGATCTCATAGTCCGGCTGATAACGATTGGTGCCCTGAATTAA
- a CDS encoding lipase family protein: protein MRLNYLLAQCCRVAAALLLLLLLGACAASSLNFAKQLTNQPAGIQTDFVEVMSYAERSEAAYASPEIIRQRFPQTIRVAVPENTKVQYFLEMSAEEKTQTISIRGTANFIDVLLDAETVIEESVSLGIPVHTGFQRLALRVYDDVKPYLHKDYKTRLTGHSLGAAVAAILILYLQDDGYTVDRAINFGQPKFTTALGAKRFKDIPLLRVVDSDDVVPLLPPRLLRDPLHGPYEHLGEEVILLGGTSFIQLNKHDSSLVSVDSFWRNIRHASLKDHKMKRYLMRIAPKQSDAQQVDYVTWRESERKRSPQLQ from the coding sequence ATGCGGTTGAACTATCTGCTGGCACAATGCTGCAGGGTGGCTGCTGCATTGCTGCTTCTGCTCTTGCTGGGTGCCTGTGCGGCATCAAGCCTGAATTTCGCAAAACAGCTGACAAACCAGCCTGCAGGAATTCAGACTGACTTTGTTGAGGTCATGAGCTACGCGGAACGTTCTGAAGCCGCGTATGCCTCTCCCGAAATCATCAGACAACGCTTTCCACAAACAATCAGGGTTGCTGTGCCTGAGAACACGAAAGTCCAATACTTTCTGGAGATGTCAGCTGAGGAAAAAACCCAGACAATCAGCATACGTGGAACAGCCAATTTTATAGATGTGCTTCTTGATGCAGAGACCGTCATTGAAGAAAGCGTGAGTTTGGGCATTCCGGTTCACACCGGTTTTCAAAGGCTTGCATTGCGGGTCTATGACGATGTGAAACCGTATTTGCACAAGGACTACAAGACCAGACTCACAGGCCATTCTCTGGGGGCCGCAGTCGCCGCCATCTTGATATTGTATCTGCAGGATGACGGCTACACCGTCGATCGGGCCATCAACTTCGGTCAACCCAAATTTACGACTGCTCTTGGTGCCAAGCGGTTCAAGGATATACCGCTGCTACGCGTTGTCGACAGTGATGATGTTGTTCCGCTCCTGCCGCCCAGGCTGTTGCGGGATCCCCTGCACGGTCCCTATGAACATCTCGGCGAAGAAGTCATCCTTCTGGGAGGGACGTCATTCATCCAGCTCAATAAGCATGATTCCTCGCTCGTTTCCGTTGACAGTTTCTGGCGCAACATCAGACACGCCTCGCTGAAGGATCATAAAATGAAACGCTATCTGATGCGCATCGCACCAAAGCAAAGTGATGCGCAGCAAGTTGACTATGTGACTTGGCGGGAAAGCGAGCGCAAGCGATCTCCTCAGCTTCAATAG
- the mnhG gene encoding monovalent cation/H(+) antiporter subunit G gives MTHDLVLIVTGVLMLIGASFAVIAAIGLLRLPDIYTRTHAASKAGTLGSGLLLLSLAVFSQELDVVTRAIAAIVFFLLTAPISSHLLARSAYLVGYRPEPSTRCDDMADYQNDERRNPREVN, from the coding sequence ATGACGCATGATTTGGTTTTGATCGTTACCGGTGTCCTCATGCTGATTGGCGCGTCATTTGCCGTCATCGCTGCTATCGGCCTTCTCAGGCTCCCGGACATTTATACGCGCACACACGCTGCCAGTAAGGCAGGCACACTTGGCTCCGGCCTTCTGCTGTTGTCCCTGGCTGTGTTTTCTCAGGAACTTGACGTCGTCACCCGTGCGATTGCGGCTATCGTTTTCTTTCTTTTGACAGCACCAATTTCGTCGCACCTTCTGGCACGCAGTGCCTATCTGGTGGGTTATCGTCCCGAACCATCAACACGCTGTGACGATATGGCCGATTACCAAAATGATGAACGCCGTAACCCGCGTGAAGTTAACTGA
- a CDS encoding Na+/H+ antiporter subunit B translates to MRTVIFRTTAPYLTSLMVLFSIFVLLRGHNEPGGGFIGGLIAASAFAIYGVACGVPPVRRALVFHPMSIAGTGLFIGASAGVISLFAGVPFFTGLWIYPSIFGVEIALSTPLVFDIGVYLVVLGTIASIALGLEEREKL, encoded by the coding sequence ATGAGAACAGTGATCTTCAGAACCACGGCCCCTTATCTGACAAGCCTGATGGTGTTGTTTTCAATTTTCGTGTTGTTGCGCGGCCATAATGAACCGGGTGGCGGATTCATCGGCGGGCTGATCGCAGCGTCCGCTTTTGCAATCTATGGTGTTGCCTGCGGTGTTCCACCAGTCCGCCGTGCATTGGTGTTTCATCCAATGTCGATTGCCGGAACCGGCCTCTTCATTGGAGCTTCGGCAGGCGTCATATCGCTGTTTGCAGGGGTTCCGTTTTTTACCGGTCTTTGGATATACCCGTCAATTTTCGGCGTCGAGATTGCGCTGTCGACACCACTGGTTTTTGACATCGGTGTCTATCTGGTGGTGTTGGGAACGATCGCGTCCATAGCGCTTGGACTGGAAGAGCGGGAGAAACTGTAA
- a CDS encoding SufE family protein — MNITDIIENFSYLDDWEDRYKYVIELGKELETMPDALQVDANKVRGCTSQVWLSTRVTERDGEPVLHFLGNSDAHIVRGLVCITLAIFNDKTAREIVDLDAEAIFNEVQLRDHISAQRSNGLNSMLQRIRADAHNLL; from the coding sequence ATGAACATTACAGACATTATCGAAAATTTCTCCTATCTGGATGACTGGGAGGATCGCTACAAATACGTCATCGAATTAGGCAAAGAGCTTGAAACGATGCCCGATGCATTGCAAGTGGACGCCAACAAAGTGCGTGGCTGCACCAGCCAAGTCTGGTTGTCGACACGTGTGACTGAGCGTGATGGCGAACCGGTGTTGCATTTCCTGGGTAACAGCGACGCTCATATTGTGCGCGGTCTGGTGTGTATCACCCTTGCAATCTTCAACGACAAAACCGCTCGGGAAATTGTTGATCTGGATGCAGAGGCAATTTTTAATGAAGTGCAATTGCGCGATCACATCTCTGCGCAACGGTCCAATGGTCTGAATTCCATGTTGCAACGCATTCGGGCGGACGCACATAACCTGTTGTAA
- a CDS encoding Na+/H+ antiporter subunit C, protein MEVALSALIGIFFMTAVYLMLSPHIIRILLGVVVLGNAVNLLIFTNGRLTREVPPIVPDDVIIAAPTIANPLPQALVLTAIVISFSFFAFLLTLAYRAYQELGTDDTDTMRIAEPADEAAPPTGY, encoded by the coding sequence ATGGAAGTCGCACTTTCAGCCTTAATTGGCATCTTTTTCATGACGGCTGTCTATCTGATGCTGTCACCTCACATCATCCGCATATTGCTGGGTGTTGTTGTGCTTGGAAACGCCGTCAATCTTCTGATCTTCACCAATGGGCGCCTCACAAGGGAAGTGCCGCCCATTGTGCCTGATGACGTGATTATTGCAGCGCCAACCATTGCCAACCCTTTGCCTCAGGCACTGGTGCTGACAGCCATCGTTATCTCATTTTCCTTCTTTGCCTTTTTGCTGACACTGGCTTATCGCGCCTATCAGGAACTGGGCACGGATGACACTGACACTATGCGCATTGCGGAGCCGGCTGACGAAGCCGCTCCGCCAACTGGTTACTAG
- a CDS encoding Na+/H+ antiporter subunit D, with amino-acid sequence MAVKATVPVDITGAMVTQAPALADWLVVAPIIICLLGGSFLLAQRKNTAIQGQTAVAILALLVVASVGLFFHVLNSGPIVMTMGRWLPPFGISFAVDILGALLVLVGALVAFFCCLYALTEIDTEHRRYGFFPFLVLLMAGVSGAFLTGDIFNLYVWFEVLLIASFGLLILGNEKAQLDGAVKYAFLNLIATTLFLIATGYLYGLVGTLNMADIAVRVAELPDGAPINTIAALYLLAFAMKAAAFPVFSWLPASYHTPRIVVSAVFAGLLTKVGVYALLRTLVMLMPASLAVFADILAWIAGATMLFGVLGALAQSDIRRTMGYLVVSGIGSMLAGVALMSDLGLMGAIMYAVHSMIVMTALYMTCGLMIHRTGSHDLRGLGGLYGKDPFLSAIFLILAFAISGLPPFSGFWPKLTLVQASLSGGSGWLAAAILVTGFLTTIAVGRIWVMSFWRGGPSGTPDGESVTQDDMPLSDPADRRDMMFPIIGLTVLVIGLGFLPRPYLNVAAGGAGGLLYSESYIGSVLGVESADAAIGQEPGTEIETPEDSSAEDSQSGDGS; translated from the coding sequence ATGGCAGTAAAAGCAACAGTACCTGTTGATATTACGGGGGCCATGGTCACCCAGGCACCAGCCCTTGCTGACTGGCTTGTGGTTGCGCCGATTATAATCTGCCTGCTTGGCGGTTCATTTTTGCTGGCTCAACGCAAGAATACGGCAATTCAGGGCCAAACAGCTGTCGCCATTTTGGCCTTACTGGTTGTCGCCTCTGTTGGCCTGTTTTTCCATGTGCTCAATAGCGGCCCGATTGTGATGACAATGGGCCGTTGGTTGCCGCCCTTTGGAATTTCATTTGCGGTTGATATTCTGGGCGCCTTGCTGGTTCTGGTCGGAGCCTTGGTGGCGTTTTTCTGCTGTCTGTATGCCTTGACAGAAATCGACACGGAGCATCGGCGATACGGATTTTTTCCGTTTCTGGTGTTGTTGATGGCAGGTGTCAGCGGCGCATTCCTGACCGGAGATATTTTCAACCTCTATGTCTGGTTCGAAGTTCTGCTGATCGCATCTTTCGGGCTGTTGATCCTGGGGAATGAAAAAGCGCAACTGGATGGCGCGGTTAAATACGCATTCTTGAACCTCATCGCCACAACACTGTTTCTGATTGCAACCGGATATCTCTACGGGCTGGTCGGTACATTGAATATGGCCGATATTGCGGTGCGCGTGGCTGAACTTCCCGATGGCGCGCCGATTAACACAATTGCTGCGCTATACCTGTTGGCCTTCGCCATGAAAGCCGCAGCGTTTCCGGTGTTCAGTTGGCTCCCTGCGTCCTATCACACGCCGCGCATTGTCGTGTCAGCGGTATTTGCTGGCTTGCTGACAAAGGTAGGCGTGTATGCGCTGTTGCGCACGCTGGTCATGTTGATGCCGGCATCTTTGGCGGTTTTCGCCGACATTCTGGCATGGATCGCAGGTGCTACCATGTTGTTCGGCGTGCTGGGCGCTCTGGCGCAGAGCGACATTCGACGGACCATGGGTTATCTGGTCGTGTCTGGTATTGGCTCCATGCTGGCCGGTGTAGCACTGATGTCTGATCTCGGGCTGATGGGCGCTATCATGTATGCGGTTCATTCGATGATTGTCATGACGGCTCTCTACATGACTTGTGGATTGATGATCCACCGGACCGGCTCTCACGATTTGCGCGGTCTTGGCGGTTTGTATGGCAAGGACCCGTTTCTGTCCGCCATTTTTCTGATCCTTGCATTTGCGATTTCCGGACTGCCTCCTTTCTCCGGCTTCTGGCCCAAACTGACATTGGTTCAGGCGTCCCTTTCTGGGGGCAGTGGCTGGTTGGCGGCAGCCATTTTGGTCACGGGCTTTTTGACCACAATCGCGGTGGGCCGGATTTGGGTCATGAGTTTCTGGCGGGGAGGGCCGTCTGGAACGCCCGATGGCGAAAGCGTCACACAGGACGATATGCCCTTGAGCGACCCGGCTGACAGGCGCGACATGATGTTCCCGATCATCGGGTTGACTGTGCTTGTCATCGGGCTTGGCTTCCTGCCAAGACCATATCTGAATGTCGCAGCCGGTGGTGCCGGGGGGCTGTTATACAGCGAAAGCTATATCGGCTCTGTTCTGGGAGTAGAATCTGCTGATGCTGCAATAGGCCAGGAGCCTGGAACAGAGATAGAAACTCCGGAAGATAGTTCCGCAGAGGACAGCCAGTCAGGAGATGGGTCATGA